Part of the Imperialibacter roseus genome, CTGCCCTGTTTGCTCCAAAAGTGAAAACAGGGCAGTTTTTTTATCACCACTCTGCTTTTATCACTTTAAACTCAGCTCACTGGAGTATTTCCTCCACCAGTTCTTATCGGTTGGGTTGTCGAACAAATGCACCCATTCACCAGGAGCCGGGGTCACGGTTTTAATTTTGTGGGTGTCGGCCAATTCATTTAACCATTTAATGGGCTCGTACCAACTGTGCAGGGCCAGGTCAAAAGTGCCCCAGTGGGTGGGGTAGAACTGCCCGCCCTGCAGCTGAAGAAATGCTTCGACTGCCTCTTCCGGGTTAAGGTGAATATCGTGCCAGGCTGGGTCGTAGGCGCCAATCGGCATGAGCGACATATCGAATGGACCATATTTTTCCCCGATCTCAGAGTAGCCATCAAAATATCCAGAGTCTCCCGCAAAGTAGATATTGCTTTCTCCGAACTTCAACACCCATGAGCACCAAAGGGTATTGTCTCGGGTAAACAGCCTGCCTGAGAAGTGGCGGGCTGGCGCCGCTGTGAAAGTATAGCCGTCGCCCTCGAAGCTTTCCCACCAATCTTTTTCAATAATATTTTCTTTCGGCACCCCCCAATGCTCCAGATGAGATGACACGCCAACTGGGACAATAAACTTTTTCACTTTACCCTTCAAGGCCAGGATAGTCGGGTAGTCGAGGTGATCATAATGGTCGTGCGACAGCACTACTGCCTCTATGGCTGGTAACTTTCCCGGGTCGATGGGCGACGGGGCATAGCGCTTCGGCCCCATCCATTGGAAGGGTGAAGCCCTTTCTCCCAGCATAGGGTCAAGCAGAAAGTATTTACCTCCGGCGTGAATGAGCACAGCTGCATGGCCAAGCCAGTTGAGGTAAATGCCGGTCTTGTCCAGCACATTGATGATGTCACGATTGGCCTCTTCAAATTTGTAAGCACTGGTTGGCGCTTTCTCTGTTTTTCGTCTCATGTACCGCCCCATTACATGAGGCATGTCTTTGAGAGACGCTGCGGTGGTGCTTACCGGGTTTTGAAAACGTCCTTTTTGGTATTGATCCGATCGATTGATGACCTCTTTTTCGGGAGCCTTACCGAAGCTTTTTATCATGCTAACAATGTTTTACTTATGAAGACGATCAAAGGTCGGTTTTACTTTATTTTTCACTAAAGAGTGTTCGGCTATTCTTCTTTTTCTATCACCGCCGACTCGCAAATGTAGGTGGGGATAATGCCTGTGGTTTTGATCCTCAAGTCCGCTTGCTCAGGCAAGATATTCCCCGTTAGCACAAGCACAGTATCCAGACCAAATTTGTTACCTCCAATAATGTCTGTGATCAGTGTGTCTCCTACCATGAGTATCTCATCTTTGCCAACCTTCATACCATTATTGATCGCATGCTCGTAAGCAAAATTGAACATTTGTGCGTCAGGCTTGCCAAACCTTATAAATTGTTTGCCCACAATAGTCTCCACCATATCGGCCAGGCTTCCTACTGCAATCGCCACCTCGTGTTTTGCTACGGGGTAGGCATAGTCCGTATTAGCTACAATAGCCGGAATATTCTTCATTCTCAGCAGATTCACCACTTTATTGATGTCATGGTTCCAATCAAATCCTTCGTCGTCGAGAAACACCAGCGCATTAATATCATCGGCGTTGTCAATATCCAGCTGGGAAATGGGAACTGTCTTCAAATCATTGGTTTCGATATAGTGAGCCGACTCTTCCGTGCCCAGAAAGGCAACCGATCCTTTTTTCACCTTCAGAGTAAGGTACTCCTTGGCAAGCATACCCGACGACACTATCCTGTCTTCTGTAATATTGGGTATACCAAGCTTTTGGTACTTTTCGGCCAGTTGCAGCGGGCTTCGGGAGGCATCGTTGGTGAGGATGAAATAATTGATGCCTTGTTCTTCCAGGTAGGTGAAGGTGTTTTCTATACCAGGGATGAGTCCTTTATAGTTTTTCAACACCCCAAATGCATCGAAAAAGACCGTTTTGTATTTTGAAACAACTGACTTAAAACTTCTAATACGCATCAACTACAGATTTAATGCCCGGCAGATCTTATCAGCATCAAAGGTCTTGTCCAGGCTGGGAAAATAAATTTCGAAGGCTTCCTGCCGCAAGCGACTGGAATAAAGCTCATGAAAGAAATAGCGACCATCTTTTACAACATAGTTGAGGATGAAAAAGCGGTAGGCTTCCTTCATGAATAAAACTTCATCTTTGGATAATGGGTAAACTGCATGATAGGCTTTAAGGAAAATCAAGAAACGATCTTCCATCAACGGATCAATCAGATAGCTAAAGATAGTACGATCTCCGATATCTGACGTTACCCGGCTGAAAAAGTAGAAGTCCATGACCCTGCTGCTCATCCTAAACCAGTCGTAGTCCCAGCGGGAATAAAACCGAAAGTCCTTGGTGACGGAGAAGTTTCCGATGTTCCAGTCGATAAAAACAGGAATCGTATCAAAATTTTGAGCTTTCAGCTTATCGCTGTTCTCATAAAGCATTTCGCACTGCTGAAGAATGGTGTCTCTTTG contains:
- a CDS encoding MBL fold metallo-hydrolase, which codes for MIKSFGKAPEKEVINRSDQYQKGRFQNPVSTTAASLKDMPHVMGRYMRRKTEKAPTSAYKFEEANRDIINVLDKTGIYLNWLGHAAVLIHAGGKYFLLDPMLGERASPFQWMGPKRYAPSPIDPGKLPAIEAVVLSHDHYDHLDYPTILALKGKVKKFIVPVGVSSHLEHWGVPKENIIEKDWWESFEGDGYTFTAAPARHFSGRLFTRDNTLWCSWVLKFGESNIYFAGDSGYFDGYSEIGEKYGPFDMSLMPIGAYDPAWHDIHLNPEEAVEAFLQLQGGQFYPTHWGTFDLALHSWYEPIKWLNELADTHKIKTVTPAPGEWVHLFDNPTDKNWWRKYSSELSLK
- a CDS encoding HAD-IIA family hydrolase — its product is MRIRSFKSVVSKYKTVFFDAFGVLKNYKGLIPGIENTFTYLEEQGINYFILTNDASRSPLQLAEKYQKLGIPNITEDRIVSSGMLAKEYLTLKVKKGSVAFLGTEESAHYIETNDLKTVPISQLDIDNADDINALVFLDDEGFDWNHDINKVVNLLRMKNIPAIVANTDYAYPVAKHEVAIAVGSLADMVETIVGKQFIRFGKPDAQMFNFAYEHAINNGMKVGKDEILMVGDTLITDIIGGNKFGLDTVLVLTGNILPEQADLRIKTTGIIPTYICESAVIEKEE